In Helicobacter mastomyrinus, a single genomic region encodes these proteins:
- a CDS encoding type I restriction endonuclease subunit R, with product MQEPQKLDENAVESLLLQSLENAGYDYKSGKELERKSEEWILEGAFKEAVWRINFADSKPCNLNLSYKIQEQLISEALARLKALENEELLEANAKCHAYLTQGIPLEVLLDGEMRGILLQVLDFENPQNNHFLCANQLHFESKMPKRPDVVLFINGLPLVVCELKNPLNPNATLQNAYHQIQTYKAQIPMLFISNALCMVSDGLNSKVGSLSTDFTRFMVWKDEDKTDTQMPQIPDVLKPHNLLEFTRFFILFEKETFYDKAGLSTTQINKKIAAYHQYYAVQKAIESARSAMNGDKRGGVLWHTQGSGKSLTMVFFSAKAIASFANPTLLLITDRNDLDEQLFGTFARAKELLRTEPILATSTQDLKAKLKRASGGIVFSTIQKFRSEKESFECLSKRENILVLCDEAHRSQYGFEVRLDEEAQLRYGYAKYLRDALPNATYLGFSGTPIEKADTDTRRVFGEYIDIYDIARAVEDKATLPIYYESRLAKIALSAEGEEILSALDSKLSKSEEQEKINAKATRLCEIVGAKDRLQTIAKDILEHFTQRQKILQGKAMIVCMSREIAVSLYEQIVHLNPLWHNEDSTKGKIKVIITAKSDDGEKIGKHHTSKAQRSEIAKRLKSIDDELQMVIVCDMWLTGFDVPPLHTLYMDKFLSGHNLMQAIARVNRVYKDKPAGLVVDYLGIANELKNALEFYTQSGGKGAFIQEKAKIIEKMQENYEITAQMLQGINYLQYFTLNAQEKLQFIAQVLECILAQENGKKRFLDNTTRLLKSYAMALPCEEAEKIAKDVAFFDLIKRTLQKYEREEEQKSLVPQSAIRQIINDAIVSEGVVKLLDSAGIAKPNLSILSEEFLSELASHKHKNLALHTLQKLLNDELSARLSSALSAKSLIERLQKTMQKYQNNLLSVAEAIEELIALGKELVASDMQRQEMGLKDYEYAFYEAIAKNESAKEVMSKNELKELAIAIFQTLKQNVSLDWQHKESVRAKLRVAVKRVLQKYGYPPDMQKLAVDRVIEQAELVAKDLTAL from the coding sequence ATGCAAGAACCTCAAAAGCTTGATGAAAACGCGGTAGAATCCCTACTCCTGCAAAGTTTAGAAAACGCAGGATATGACTACAAAAGCGGCAAGGAATTAGAGCGCAAAAGCGAGGAGTGGATACTTGAGGGCGCATTTAAAGAGGCGGTGTGGAGGATTAACTTTGCGGATTCCAAACCTTGCAATCTTAACCTAAGTTATAAAATCCAAGAGCAGCTTATAAGCGAGGCATTGGCTAGACTTAAAGCCCTTGAAAATGAGGAACTTTTGGAAGCAAATGCGAAATGCCACGCTTATCTTACGCAGGGTATCCCGCTTGAAGTGCTACTTGATGGTGAAATGCGAGGCATTCTCTTGCAAGTGCTAGATTTTGAAAACCCGCAAAACAATCACTTTTTGTGTGCTAATCAACTCCATTTTGAATCTAAAATGCCCAAACGCCCTGATGTTGTGCTCTTTATCAATGGCTTACCCTTAGTGGTGTGTGAGCTTAAAAATCCCCTAAATCCAAATGCTACCTTGCAAAACGCCTATCATCAGATTCAAACTTACAAGGCGCAGATTCCTATGCTTTTTATCTCCAATGCGCTATGTATGGTAAGCGATGGGCTAAATAGCAAGGTGGGGAGCTTGAGTACGGACTTCACACGCTTTATGGTGTGGAAAGACGAGGATAAAACCGATACGCAAATGCCCCAAATACCTGATGTATTAAAGCCTCACAATCTTTTGGAATTTACGCGCTTTTTTATCCTCTTTGAAAAAGAGACTTTTTATGATAAAGCAGGCTTATCCACGACACAAATCAACAAAAAAATCGCTGCCTATCATCAATACTATGCGGTGCAAAAGGCAATAGAATCCGCTAGAAGCGCAATGAATGGAGACAAAAGAGGAGGGGTGCTCTGGCACACGCAAGGGAGTGGCAAAAGTCTCACAATGGTGTTTTTTAGTGCAAAGGCGATTGCGAGCTTTGCCAACCCCACGCTTTTACTCATCACCGATAGAAACGACCTTGACGAGCAGCTTTTTGGCACTTTTGCTAGAGCAAAGGAGCTTTTACGCACAGAGCCGATACTCGCAACGAGTACACAGGACTTAAAAGCAAAGCTTAAAAGGGCAAGTGGAGGCATTGTCTTTAGCACGATTCAAAAATTTAGAAGCGAAAAAGAAAGCTTTGAATGCTTAAGCAAGAGGGAAAATATCCTCGTGCTATGTGATGAAGCCCACAGAAGCCAATATGGCTTTGAAGTGCGACTTGATGAGGAGGCGCAACTCCGCTATGGCTATGCAAAATATTTGCGAGACGCGCTACCAAATGCCACTTATCTAGGCTTTAGTGGCACGCCGATAGAAAAGGCAGACACGGACACAAGGCGCGTTTTTGGAGAATACATTGATATTTATGATATTGCAAGAGCGGTAGAGGATAAGGCGACTTTGCCAATTTATTATGAAAGCAGGTTAGCTAAAATTGCTTTAAGCGCAGAGGGAGAAGAGATTTTAAGCGCGCTAGATTCTAAACTAAGCAAAAGTGAGGAGCAAGAGAAAATCAACGCCAAAGCTACAAGATTATGCGAAATTGTCGGGGCAAAGGATAGGCTACAAACTATCGCAAAGGATATTTTAGAGCATTTTACACAGCGACAGAAGATTTTGCAAGGCAAGGCGATGATTGTTTGTATGAGCCGAGAAATCGCAGTGTCTTTATATGAGCAAATCGTGCATTTAAATCCCTTGTGGCATAATGAGGATTCCACAAAGGGTAAAATCAAAGTGATTATCACCGCAAAGAGCGATGATGGAGAAAAGATAGGCAAACACCACACGAGCAAGGCGCAAAGAAGCGAAATCGCTAAAAGGCTTAAAAGCATTGATGATGAGCTACAAATGGTTATTGTGTGCGATATGTGGCTCACAGGCTTTGATGTGCCACCCCTACATACGCTTTATATGGATAAATTCCTAAGCGGACATAACCTTATGCAAGCCATAGCGAGGGTAAATCGCGTGTATAAAGACAAACCGGCGGGGCTAGTGGTGGATTATTTAGGAATTGCCAATGAACTAAAAAATGCACTAGAATTTTACACTCAAAGCGGAGGCAAGGGCGCGTTTATACAAGAGAAAGCAAAAATCATAGAAAAAATGCAAGAAAACTATGAAATTACCGCGCAAATGCTGCAAGGAATCAATTATTTGCAGTATTTTACGCTTAACGCACAAGAAAAACTTCAGTTTATCGCCCAAGTTTTAGAATGTATCCTAGCCCAAGAAAATGGCAAAAAGCGATTTTTGGATAATACAACAAGGCTTTTAAAATCCTATGCAATGGCTCTGCCTTGCGAGGAAGCGGAGAAAATCGCAAAAGATGTGGCGTTTTTTGACCTCATCAAAAGGACTTTGCAAAAATACGAAAGAGAGGAGGAGCAAAAATCTCTTGTGCCACAAAGCGCAATTAGGCAAATTATTAATGACGCGATTGTGAGTGAGGGGGTAGTGAAACTTTTAGATAGCGCAGGGATTGCAAAGCCAAACCTCTCTATCCTTTCAGAGGAATTTTTAAGCGAGCTTGCCTCCCATAAACACAAAAACCTTGCCTTGCATACTTTGCAAAAGCTTTTAAATGATGAACTAAGTGCGCGTCTTAGCTCTGCACTTTCTGCAAAAAGCTTGATAGAGCGACTGCAAAAGACAATGCAAAAATATCAAAACAACCTCCTTAGTGTAGCAGAAGCCATAGAGGAGCTGATTGCCCTAGGCAAAGAACTCGTTGCGAGTGATATGCAGAGGCAGGAAATGGGATTAAAAGACTATGAATATGCCTTTTATGAAGCGATTGCCAAAAATGAAAGTGCAAAAGAAGTGATGAGTAAAAATGAGCTAAAAGAACTTGCCATAGCGATTTTTCAAACTCTCAAGCAAAATGTTAGCTTAGATTGGCAGCATAAAGAAAGTGTGCGAGCAAAGCTTCGTGTGGCAGTTAAAAGGGTGCTGCAAAAATATGGCTATCCGCCTGATATGCAAAAACTTGCAGTGGATAGAGTCATAGAACAAGCCGAGCTTGTGGCAAAAGATTTGACAGCTTTATAA
- a CDS encoding ATP-dependent Clp protease ATP-binding subunit: MNIFEKLTNQMKETLDSAASLALHSQNQEITPAHVYWAFLANHQSILNQALNKMNIAKEAIELQARSEVDKLPKSSSVTKENLSLSKECSAALHLAQGEATKNGDSYIAADMFLIANIKDGAFVSIFKPFVDINELKKTLLSLRGEVKIDSQSGDDNLESLSKFGIDLTQKALENTLDPVIGRDDEINAMMQILIRKSKNNPILLGEPGVGKTAVVEGLAQRIVAKSVPVSLQNKKLIALDMSALIAGAKYRGEFEERLKNVVEEVKKAGNVILFIDEIHTIVGAGASEGSMDAANILKPALARGELHTIGATTLKEYRKYFEKDAALTRRFQPIMVNEPSINEALQILRGIKPNLEAHHNVNIADSALVAAAKLSTRYIADRFLPDKAIDLIDEAAAELKMQIESEPLELSKIKKQIANLEVEKQALNMEKNNANEARVGEIDKELANLREERVSLEGRFEQEKQVFTQIAALKSQLDSLKRESELAKRSGDYNKAAEIDYGKIPDIEAQEVALQKQWEDMQNHGTLLKNAVTQESIAGVVSRWSGIPVKKMLQSQKDRILGIEAELEKSVVGQEEAIKAIARAIKRNKAGLSEGGRPIGSLLFLGPTGVGKTQCAKTLAEFLFDNAKSLVRIDMSEYMEKHAVSRLVGAPPGYVGYEEGGVLTEAIRRKPYSIVLFDEVEKAHPDVFNILLQVLDDGRLTDSKGVVVDFSNTIIILTSNIASDKIMEISDKAQRDIAVKEALKMYFKPEFLNRLDDVVIFNPLRLKEITKIVDIMFAALAKRAKERGIHIALSEEAKAHIAKVGFDSVYGARPLKRALYEEVEDRLADLILRDEVKDGGSVRFVCKDDEMSAEVGK, encoded by the coding sequence ATGAACATTTTTGAAAAATTAACTAATCAAATGAAAGAAACCCTCGATAGTGCAGCTTCTCTCGCCTTGCATTCTCAAAATCAAGAAATCACCCCCGCACACGTATATTGGGCATTTCTTGCTAATCATCAAAGTATTTTGAATCAAGCTTTAAACAAAATGAATATCGCTAAAGAGGCTATCGAGCTTCAGGCGCGTAGCGAAGTGGATAAATTGCCTAAAAGTTCAAGTGTTACAAAAGAGAATCTAAGCCTTAGCAAAGAATGCTCTGCCGCGCTACATCTCGCGCAAGGTGAAGCTACCAAAAATGGCGATAGTTACATCGCTGCGGATATGTTTTTGATTGCTAATATTAAAGATGGCGCGTTTGTAAGTATTTTTAAGCCTTTTGTGGATATAAATGAGTTGAAAAAGACCTTGCTTTCTTTACGTGGAGAGGTAAAGATAGATTCTCAAAGTGGCGATGATAATTTAGAATCCTTAAGCAAATTTGGAATTGACCTCACACAAAAGGCGTTAGAAAACACGCTAGATCCTGTGATAGGGCGAGATGATGAGATTAATGCGATGATGCAGATTCTCATACGCAAAAGCAAGAATAATCCTATTTTGCTCGGTGAGCCCGGCGTGGGAAAAACTGCTGTGGTAGAAGGTTTGGCACAAAGGATTGTGGCAAAGAGTGTGCCTGTGAGTTTGCAAAATAAAAAGCTTATCGCGCTTGATATGAGCGCGCTCATTGCCGGAGCGAAGTATCGTGGGGAGTTTGAGGAGCGGCTTAAAAATGTCGTAGAGGAGGTGAAAAAAGCAGGGAATGTGATACTTTTCATCGATGAGATTCACACTATTGTCGGCGCAGGGGCGAGTGAAGGCAGTATGGACGCTGCAAATATCCTTAAACCCGCTCTTGCAAGGGGTGAGCTACACACGATAGGAGCGACCACATTAAAAGAATATCGTAAATATTTTGAGAAGGACGCCGCACTTACAAGGCGATTTCAGCCCATTATGGTGAATGAGCCAAGCATTAATGAGGCATTGCAAATTTTGCGAGGGATTAAGCCTAATTTAGAGGCACATCATAATGTCAATATCGCAGATTCCGCGCTTGTGGCAGCAGCCAAGCTTTCTACTCGCTATATTGCAGATAGATTTTTGCCCGATAAGGCGATTGACTTAATCGATGAAGCCGCTGCAGAGCTAAAAATGCAAATAGAATCCGAGCCATTAGAGTTAAGTAAGATTAAAAAGCAGATTGCGAATTTAGAAGTGGAAAAACAAGCCTTGAATATGGAGAAAAATAATGCTAATGAGGCGCGAGTAGGGGAGATTGATAAGGAATTAGCGAATTTGCGTGAGGAGAGGGTGAGCTTAGAGGGGCGATTTGAACAGGAAAAACAGGTTTTTACCCAAATAGCTGCACTTAAATCACAGCTCGATAGCTTAAAAAGAGAATCCGAGCTTGCCAAGCGAAGTGGGGATTATAATAAGGCAGCGGAGATTGACTATGGGAAGATTCCTGATATAGAGGCACAAGAAGTGGCATTGCAAAAGCAATGGGAGGATATGCAAAATCACGGCACATTGCTTAAAAATGCTGTTACGCAAGAGAGTATAGCCGGTGTGGTGAGTCGTTGGAGTGGTATCCCGGTAAAAAAAATGCTTCAAAGTCAAAAAGATAGAATCTTAGGCATAGAAGCCGAGCTTGAAAAAAGCGTAGTAGGGCAGGAAGAGGCGATTAAGGCGATTGCACGTGCGATTAAACGCAATAAGGCAGGGCTAAGTGAGGGCGGCAGACCTATTGGGAGCCTTTTGTTTCTAGGACCCACAGGCGTGGGGAAAACACAATGTGCTAAGACATTAGCCGAATTTTTGTTTGATAATGCAAAGTCGCTTGTACGTATCGATATGAGCGAATATATGGAAAAACACGCGGTGAGTCGGCTTGTGGGTGCACCTCCAGGATATGTAGGCTATGAGGAGGGCGGAGTGCTAACTGAAGCTATTCGCCGCAAACCTTATAGTATCGTGCTATTTGATGAAGTTGAGAAGGCACACCCTGATGTGTTTAATATCCTCTTACAAGTGCTTGATGATGGGCGATTAACCGATAGCAAGGGCGTGGTTGTGGATTTTAGTAATACGATTATTATTTTGACAAGCAATATCGCAAGTGATAAGATTATGGAGATAAGTGATAAGGCACAGCGAGATATTGCCGTCAAAGAGGCGTTGAAAATGTATTTTAAGCCGGAATTTCTTAATCGCCTTGATGATGTGGTGATTTTCAATCCTTTGCGTTTAAAAGAAATTACAAAAATTGTGGATATTATGTTTGCGGCTTTGGCTAAGAGGGCAAAAGAGCGAGGCATTCACATTGCATTAAGTGAGGAGGCAAAGGCGCATATCGCAAAAGTGGGCTTTGATAGTGTGTATGGTGCGCGTCCGCTTAAAAGGGCATTGTATGAAGAGGTGGAGGATAGATTGGCGGATTTAATTTTGCGTGATGAGGTTAAAGACGGAGGGAGCGTACGTTTTGTCTGCAAAGATGATGAGATGAGCGCAGAGGTAGGGAAGTGA
- a CDS encoding thioredoxin fold domain-containing protein produces the protein MKHKIALVSVLISMCHLAYAQANKDSLEQTLRANNIEGKIISNSDLGSGLSMVVIEISTQHVPFLVTNDGKMMFQPDISLFQDKNTESHIQGFYKDLYEKEKAKINTKLKELFNDKNAQVFSFKAKKQSSKTIYIVSDPNCPYCQQEFANLSRRLEEANVKMLLVGFLGEDSMLKVANALKNKSGNQAKDIAMLSALYGAKVKGKAMDTKEAMALTQAVANVGVRSVPYIIE, from the coding sequence ATGAAGCATAAAATAGCGTTAGTTAGTGTATTGATAAGTATGTGTCATTTGGCGTATGCCCAAGCAAACAAGGATTCCCTTGAACAGACATTAAGGGCAAATAATATAGAAGGTAAAATTATTTCTAATAGCGATTTAGGAAGCGGACTAAGTATGGTAGTGATAGAGATTAGCACTCAGCACGTGCCATTTTTGGTTACCAATGATGGGAAAATGATGTTCCAGCCTGATATATCTCTCTTCCAAGATAAGAATACGGAGTCGCATATACAAGGATTCTATAAAGATCTCTACGAGAAAGAAAAGGCAAAGATTAATACTAAATTAAAGGAGCTCTTTAACGATAAAAATGCGCAAGTATTTTCCTTTAAGGCGAAGAAGCAGAGTAGTAAAACAATTTATATCGTCTCTGACCCTAATTGCCCCTATTGTCAGCAAGAATTCGCTAATCTTTCTAGGCGTCTAGAAGAAGCGAATGTGAAAATGCTACTCGTAGGATTTTTGGGAGAAGATTCTATGTTGAAAGTAGCAAATGCCCTTAAAAATAAAAGTGGCAATCAAGCTAAAGATATAGCTATGCTTAGTGCGCTTTATGGTGCTAAGGTAAAGGGGAAAGCGATGGATACAAAAGAGGCAATGGCACTCACTCAAGCGGTCGCGAATGTGGGTGTGCGCTCTGTGCCTTATATTATAGAGTGA
- a CDS encoding Rrf2 family transcriptional regulator: MQIPSRFSIAIHICLCLEFFNEDSEFNANTNKTHCKKMTSEALADSVGVNSVIIRNILAQLKSAGLINVARGSGGSVLSKKPQGISLLDIFNAVQSMGGKETNGKNRLFKFHANPNELCPLGKNIHLILDSSFEKAQITLESYLSKVKLSDLLKKLQNLPL, translated from the coding sequence ATGCAAATCCCCTCACGCTTTAGTATTGCTATCCATATCTGTTTGTGTTTGGAGTTTTTTAATGAGGATTCAGAATTCAATGCAAATACTAACAAAACACATTGCAAAAAGATGACGAGTGAGGCTTTGGCAGATTCTGTGGGAGTGAATAGCGTGATTATCCGCAATATCCTTGCTCAACTTAAATCTGCAGGGTTAATAAATGTAGCAAGAGGCAGTGGCGGGAGTGTATTGAGTAAAAAACCACAAGGAATAAGCCTTTTAGATATTTTTAACGCAGTGCAGTCTATGGGTGGCAAAGAGACTAATGGCAAAAATCGGCTTTTTAAGTTTCACGCTAATCCTAATGAGCTCTGCCCTTTGGGTAAAAACATTCATCTTATTCTAGATTCATCTTTTGAAAAAGCACAAATTACTTTAGAATCTTATCTTTCAAAAGTAAAATTAAGCGATTTATTGAAAAAATTGCAAAACTTGCCATTGTGA
- a CDS encoding CatB-related O-acetyltransferase: protein MKHGISPNPNNPFPIKGVDYVCYVKPIIKNPNVIVGDFTYISDSDFERHISHHYAFNGDKLIIGKFCQIAAGVEFAMNGANHQMNAVSTFPFNIFEGWNAPPPTPENLPLKGDTIIGNDVWIGQNATILPGVHIGDGAIIGANSVVGSNVAPYSIVVGNPAKEIKKRFDEELISLLLAFQWWEKSIDEIQTLIPLLTCSDLQRVKKEIKQRI, encoded by the coding sequence ATGAAACATGGAATCTCGCCCAATCCAAATAATCCCTTTCCAATCAAGGGTGTGGATTATGTTTGCTATGTCAAGCCCATCATAAAGAATCCAAATGTTATCGTGGGCGACTTTACATACATTAGTGATAGTGATTTTGAGCGGCATATCAGCCACCATTACGCATTTAATGGGGATAAACTTATCATTGGTAAATTTTGCCAAATTGCTGCGGGTGTGGAGTTTGCGATGAATGGCGCAAATCATCAAATGAATGCGGTAAGCACCTTTCCTTTTAATATCTTTGAGGGTTGGAATGCACCGCCTCCAACTCCCGAAAATCTGCCGCTTAAAGGCGATACGATAATTGGTAATGATGTGTGGATTGGGCAAAATGCTACGATTTTACCCGGTGTGCATATCGGCGATGGTGCGATTATCGGTGCAAATAGCGTTGTGGGCAGCAATGTCGCACCTTATAGCATTGTGGTAGGGAATCCTGCAAAAGAAATTAAGAAGCGATTTGACGAGGAGCTGATTTCACTTTTGCTTGCGTTTCAATGGTGGGAGAAAAGCATAGACGAGATTCAAACTCTTATCCCGCTTCTTACCTGCAGCGACTTGCAAAGGGTAAAAAAGGAGATAAAACAGAGGATATAA
- a CDS encoding MFS transporter, whose translation MNPILFTILLAVFVVPSSISGTAIALPYIAESLGSESTLLQWVVNSFNLFFACFTLIWGAISDRLGAKTCLIAGVATYLLGSMLSFLAPSLLWLDIGRALAGIGGASVFACGSAILIRTFEDKERIKAFAFFGTTAGLGITLGPTISGFLIDLFMWRAIFVFHFLTLGAVLLLAPMLPKDMQKEQNAFAFDKIGAILFVVFMSSFMLFITQIHALQDPQTLGILAFCLIVAIAFGTHQRNLHFKNLAPNSNIPQPLLDFEVLKNASFFGFSLVTIIAGFSFVVLLTYFPTFLSINFGLSASFSGLFMLALTTPMLFCPILAGKMLNKGIDSKTFALTMSLMMSVGIFALLIILHTLSGIVLQVMTLVALFVIGCGMGLHAGAIDGLALSSVESSKSGLGAGVFNCLRLGSEAVGVSLYGALMVVFITAKLPYFITDEADSTPLIESIASGNLSAVENSLIIANAPSIYLQSFSYTLGILGLISLALSLGVWRLLRRVK comes from the coding sequence ATGAATCCTATTCTTTTTACTATTCTACTTGCTGTATTTGTCGTGCCTAGCTCTATTTCAGGCACAGCCATCGCCCTGCCTTATATCGCAGAAAGTCTTGGGAGCGAATCTACACTCTTGCAATGGGTAGTCAATAGCTTTAATCTATTCTTTGCGTGTTTTACGCTCATTTGGGGTGCGATAAGCGATAGATTAGGGGCAAAAACTTGCCTCATAGCAGGGGTGGCAACTTATCTTTTAGGCTCAATGCTCTCTTTCCTCGCTCCTAGCTTACTTTGGCTTGATATTGGGAGGGCATTAGCGGGTATTGGTGGGGCAAGTGTCTTTGCGTGTGGCAGTGCTATTTTAATCCGCACTTTTGAGGACAAAGAACGCATAAAAGCCTTTGCATTTTTTGGCACGACTGCGGGGCTTGGCATTACTTTGGGACCTACGATAAGCGGATTCCTTATTGATTTATTTATGTGGAGGGCGATTTTTGTCTTTCATTTTCTCACTCTCGGGGCTGTTTTGCTCCTTGCCCCTATGCTACCAAAAGATATGCAAAAAGAGCAAAATGCCTTCGCATTTGATAAAATAGGTGCGATTCTCTTTGTCGTCTTTATGTCAAGTTTTATGCTCTTTATTACACAAATCCACGCCCTACAAGATCCTCAAACACTTGGAATCTTAGCCTTTTGTCTCATTGTAGCGATAGCTTTTGGAACGCACCAAAGGAACTTACATTTTAAAAACCTCGCTCCAAACTCAAACATTCCTCAACCACTTTTAGATTTTGAAGTGCTTAAAAATGCTTCATTTTTTGGATTTAGCCTTGTAACGATTATCGCAGGATTTAGCTTTGTGGTGCTACTCACTTATTTTCCTACTTTTCTCTCCATAAACTTTGGGTTATCTGCCTCTTTTTCTGGGCTTTTTATGTTAGCTCTCACTACACCTATGTTATTTTGCCCTATTTTAGCAGGTAAAATGCTAAACAAAGGGATAGATTCTAAAACTTTTGCCCTCACAATGTCTTTAATGATGAGCGTAGGAATTTTTGCGCTTTTAATCATTTTGCACACTTTAAGCGGGATTGTTTTGCAGGTAATGACACTTGTCGCACTTTTTGTTATCGGCTGTGGTATGGGATTGCACGCAGGGGCAATTGATGGGTTGGCTCTTAGCAGTGTGGAATCTTCTAAGAGTGGCTTAGGTGCTGGAGTGTTTAACTGCTTGCGTTTAGGTTCAGAAGCTGTGGGGGTTAGCCTCTATGGTGCTCTTATGGTAGTATTCATCACTGCAAAATTGCCATATTTTATCACAGATGAAGCAGATTCTACTCCCCTTATTGAAAGCATCGCAAGTGGAAATCTTAGTGCGGTTGAAAACTCGTTGATTATAGCAAATGCACCCTCTATTTATCTGCAATCTTTTTCTTACACTTTGGGAATATTGGGGCTTATAAGCCTTGCTTTAAGCTTAGGTGTTTGGAGATTGCTTAGGAGGGTAAAATAG
- a CDS encoding McrC family protein — protein sequence MKPKNTLCIAEWQSFGFNEVKQALEANHKINATLNNSNAEWSETKATITSEAKAIESKAQSIFNELVDFTKYEGNHQFLKLIRQNGKDMLKAQNYVGLIQSKSGFCVEILPKTFQSIKESNGFQIKNCTCSSLQGSETDKTIQNNVDCHINTSPHNENLKSQKCKVCQAKQILLNMLKSLKNSPLKHTQFAHLKAQQFPLLEAFVLMFLDELESLVKRGIRANYVLKEQNRTFLKGKLLFSQHLKYNLTHKERFFTASDEFSHNIPENALIKSTLKLLETLSLSSKTQSKLIQMHFIFAEIKPSKNIDKDLSRCQNTRHFKVYENILLWCKIFLKRQSFSAYQGNSKAFALLFDMNILFESYVASEMKKYLNDKSYKNGLYDEFVQHILKDSQSDIQKHNIFIKTQESIKYLAEQDKEKMFRLIPDIVGYTKDNIQQTPQTFFIADTKWKLLSQDSQKHYNIDNIAQADIYQIWAYLCKYQCKKGFLIYPAPTDSTETNAKPTPPTFTFKSDVVAFAKNLSEGSKQVTQADSQNQPKITLYICLFPLSHQ from the coding sequence ATGAAGCCTAAAAACACCCTTTGCATAGCCGAATGGCAGAGCTTTGGTTTTAATGAGGTTAAACAAGCCCTTGAAGCCAACCATAAAATAAATGCTACTCTTAATAATTCTAATGCAGAATGGAGCGAGACAAAAGCTACTATCACAAGTGAAGCAAAAGCCATAGAATCGAAAGCTCAAAGCATATTCAATGAACTTGTAGATTTTACAAAATATGAGGGCAATCATCAGTTTTTAAAACTCATTAGGCAAAATGGCAAAGATATGCTCAAAGCGCAAAACTATGTCGGGCTTATCCAAAGTAAAAGCGGCTTTTGCGTAGAGATTCTGCCTAAAACATTTCAAAGCATTAAAGAAAGCAATGGGTTTCAAATCAAAAATTGCACCTGCTCATCATTACAAGGAAGTGAAACTGACAAAACAATCCAAAACAATGTGGATTGCCATATCAATACATCGCCTCACAACGAGAATTTAAAAAGCCAAAAATGCAAAGTATGCCAAGCAAAGCAAATTCTACTCAATATGCTAAAAAGCCTGAAAAACTCACCCTTGAAACACACACAATTTGCACATCTTAAAGCCCAGCAATTTCCTCTGCTTGAAGCCTTTGTTTTAATGTTTTTAGATGAGCTTGAGAGCCTTGTGAAAAGGGGAATTAGAGCAAACTATGTGTTAAAAGAGCAAAATCGCACTTTTTTAAAGGGCAAATTGCTTTTTAGCCAACATCTCAAATACAACCTCACACATAAAGAGCGATTTTTTACTGCAAGTGATGAGTTCTCTCATAATATCCCTGAAAATGCCCTTATCAAAAGCACTCTAAAACTTTTAGAGACACTAAGCCTTAGTAGCAAAACCCAAAGCAAACTTATACAAATGCACTTTATTTTTGCAGAGATTAAGCCAAGCAAAAATATTGATAAAGATTTAAGCAGATGTCAAAACACGAGGCATTTTAAGGTATATGAAAATATTTTATTATGGTGCAAAATTTTCTTAAAAAGGCAGAGTTTTAGCGCATATCAGGGCAACTCTAAAGCATTTGCCCTGCTTTTTGATATGAATATTTTATTTGAATCTTATGTCGCAAGTGAGATGAAAAAATACTTGAATGATAAAAGCTACAAAAATGGGCTTTATGATGAATTTGTGCAACACATTTTGAAAGATTCTCAAAGCGACATTCAAAAGCACAACATCTTCATTAAAACACAAGAAAGTATAAAATATCTAGCCGAACAAGACAAAGAAAAAATGTTTAGGCTTATTCCCGACATTGTAGGCTACACAAAGGACAATATCCAACAAACCCCACAAACCTTTTTTATCGCCGATACCAAATGGAAACTTTTAAGCCAAGATTCACAAAAACATTACAATATCGATAATATCGCTCAAGCGGACATCTATCAAATATGGGCATATCTGTGCAAATACCAATGCAAAAAGGGCTTTTTGATTTATCCTGCCCCCACAGATAGCACAGAGACCAATGCAAAGCCTACGCCCCCTACTTTTACATTTAAGTCTGATGTTGTGGCATTTGCCAAAAATTTAAGCGAAGGTTCTAAGCAGGTAACACAAGCAGATTCACAAAATCAACCAAAAATCACTCTATACATTTGCCTTTTCCCTCTAAGCCATCAATAG